The sequence CATCAAAGGAACCCTGATAAGCACTGCTTTACAATCACTTTTGAGAAATATCAGGGAAACAAAATGAGGAAAGAACTACTGTTCGGCGTTTTAGTCGTTTTGATGGCAATGCTCAGCTTCAACTTTCCCATGACTGCTATTGCGCAGCAGGACACGACATTCACTGAGGCAAAAACTGCTGCTGAATACGATGCCGAAGATGATGTGAATACGTCAGTGTGGCTCGCTGCTGCTGGGATTTTAGGGGTGGTGGGTAATCTTCCACTGGGTGCTGTCGCTGTCGGTGGTGCGTATGTCTATCAGCCTGTGCCACCCGCCGAGCGACTTCTCGGTAAATCAGCGGAATACGTCACTATTTACACGGATGCTTACAAAGCCAAGTCCCGTAATCTGCGATGGATTGCTGCTGGAAAAGGGGCACTCGGTGGATCGGCTGTGTTCTGCATGTTAGGAATGCTTAAGATAAAACCGTGGACAGATTGGGTTTTCTGGTAGGAATTGGCAATTAGCAGTTAGCAATTGCTAACCACTAACTGCCCTATGCTGATAACTAAAAAATTACGCCAATATATGTCGTATGGCGTTTGCGATAATATACTCTTCACCGGCATTGAGGGTGTATGCGTTAATAACCAGAGCCTTTTTGCCCTGTGCGTTCACTTTAATCCTCGGTGTGCCAGCGTCAAGTTCCTGTGTGATTTGTGCAGCGTCCTTTCCAGTAATAGCAGCATCAATTTTCACATGCAGATTCGACAGTGTATGGCTCCTTTCTGGATAGTGAACTTCGCAGGATACGCCGTCAACGTTCGCAAGTTCATGTTCTAATGCCTCATATCTGGCATCCTGTTCCTTTAAACGTTTATCGTGATCAGTGGACAACCAGATATCGATGGCCGTTACCAATCCGATAATCTCCTGCCGATCTACTTTCATGCCGCGTCCGACAGGTCTCGGTCCAATAAACCCGTGCTGCCGCACCGTTTCGATCATATCCTTTCTTCCACAGACGAAACCCGTTGAATGTGGCGCGTTGAAGTACTTGCCACCAAAGCAGACAAGGTCAGCAGATTGAGCGTTGCGTCGGAAATAATCAAGTGGATAGATTTGGGCGGCTGCATCAGCAATCACTGGAAGATTGTGTGAGCGAGCAATCTCAGTCGCATCTGCTAACGACACCCCATTTTCGTGCTCTGCTTGAATGAGATAGGCAACCGCCGCTGTATTTTCGTTGATGGCAGCCTCTAACGCCTCGTTCGTGCAACCGTTGTCATCGCCTACATAAATGAGTTTACTTCCCGGAATCGTAAACGCGCGATCGTAGGTATAATGTTGCATCTTCTGAAAAACGATTTCATTCTTAAGCCCGGTGGTATCTGGCAGTTGCGCCATTTTGTCCGGATCGTTACCAGTCATCACCGTTGCTGATGCCAAGACGAGTGCGGTATAGCAGCCCGCAGTGATATAAGCATCCTCAACGCCGAGTCGTTCCGCTATGAATTGTCCGGATCTTTCCAGCAGTTCTGCCATTTCAACGTAACTGGCATCGGCTTCGAGCATCGCTTTGCGAACGGCTGCTGAGGGTGTGGACCCACCGCGCACAGTCTGATTTCCCTGAGCGTTAATTAGGGGCCGTGCACCGAGTTTTTTATAGACGTTTCCCCAACTTGTATTCGCCATGAGATAGCCTCCTTAGTAAAGGATTCTCTGTAACTCACAAAGAGAAAGCGTTAACGGTTTTGGGTGAGAAATCTAAGCACACTTTAATACGAAACGCACAATTTGTCAACTCGTTTAATGTTTTTATCCAGAGGCATTCAATTTTACAAAATAAGTCCATATCCGTAAAGGATACCTCTTGCCGGATGCCCGAATTTATTCGGGGTTGTGCACGTTGTCCCGAACAAGTTCGGGCATCCTTGGGTAAATTACTTGACAATTGAATGCTGCTGTGTTTTTATTCGATGACTATTAAACAATTGCTGACTGCTGACCGCCGACAGCCGATAGCTTCTAAAGAATCGTCAATTCATCTTCCTCACCGCTCTCCTCC is a genomic window of Candidatus Poribacteria bacterium containing:
- a CDS encoding aminotransferase class V-fold PLP-dependent enzyme; the encoded protein is MANTSWGNVYKKLGARPLINAQGNQTVRGGSTPSAAVRKAMLEADASYVEMAELLERSGQFIAERLGVEDAYITAGCYTALVLASATVMTGNDPDKMAQLPDTTGLKNEIVFQKMQHYTYDRAFTIPGSKLIYVGDDNGCTNEALEAAINENTAAVAYLIQAEHENGVSLADATEIARSHNLPVIADAAAQIYPLDYFRRNAQSADLVCFGGKYFNAPHSTGFVCGRKDMIETVRQHGFIGPRPVGRGMKVDRQEIIGLVTAIDIWLSTDHDKRLKEQDARYEALEHELANVDGVSCEVHYPERSHTLSNLHVKIDAAITGKDAAQITQELDAGTPRIKVNAQGKKALVINAYTLNAGEEYIIANAIRHILA